The following are encoded in a window of Sutcliffiella horikoshii genomic DNA:
- a CDS encoding GlsB/YeaQ/YmgE family stress response membrane protein, protein MLGLLITLIIAIVIGMIGSAIAPGGMPGGILGAMLAGLVGAWIGHGLFGSVGPVIADFAIIPAIIGAAIFVFLLTLISRGLRSAT, encoded by the coding sequence ATGTTAGGATTATTAATTACTCTTATTATAGCAATCGTTATTGGAATGATCGGAAGTGCCATCGCACCGGGTGGTATGCCTGGGGGAATCTTAGGAGCTATGCTTGCAGGCTTAGTGGGAGCTTGGATTGGTCACGGATTATTCGGTTCTGTAGGACCTGTCATTGCTGACTTTGCCATCATCCCAGCAATTATCGGTGCCGCTATCTTCGTATTCTTGTTAACATTGATTTCAAGAGGACTAAGAAGCGCAACATAA